In one window of Dermochelys coriacea isolate rDerCor1 chromosome 3, rDerCor1.pri.v4, whole genome shotgun sequence DNA:
- the NHSL1 gene encoding NHS-like protein 1 isoform X11: MVGCLHRSKWQANRNDDEEELIPLYSNKMGNSHIKLHRRLKKKLMNREDNSYWPTVSNLDDESRWTVHYTAPWHQQENVFLPSTRPPCVEDLHRQAKLNLKSVLRECDKLRRDGYRSSQYYSQGPTFSSSSAACGSYQDDYEEIEQKFSVPSPEEEKLISIKRSRTPISNECCDINTQTNWTKSLPLPTPEEKMRQQAQAVQTDVVPINVTVGTGQSDFRGHSMHVPDHYSTLGRLDSYRSAMQRSETKDTSCQTEEVKVVPPSVRRIRAQKGQGIAAQMSQFSSSSGNMSVMSDSAGVIFASRLNNDMGFHSLPRPGARVSLQSLEQRQSISNQTEDITSTLSHQISKLQVDNSVVHMRNNPRTGTLPRPKSQEVRSYESEKAASPACVVSPHATYSTSIIPNATISSSSEVIVIHTTQSAGPLDSKITSSPSYTKPRDSPVANNAVSMKEDHHSSSGNWSESSSARHSQTSDTISSNATMMLSLGDSAVSLSTPGNVENGSQSMSYSCRNNLPFQGHSQDSDGRSESSFSGGRSQSNSINSTEYWVYKSRENDETPSHKPTYASAGYSTPVSNVSSSSLERTSVKEDSSSLYSVDHDGYYTTMHMDSGLKLGKLCNSNNGFGNPRHSVINVFDGNEKKNQDEQSSNSDKSLIRNISLKKAKKPPLPPSRTDSLKRIPKKKTQSSGQVLDDTLIATLQHSLQLNLPCKNGSSPSQSPCSDYEDPWVLRSRSQSSASASSSMMSTTAPNMYSLCTVTPSQSDTSSIKSEYADQWGYYSDYAGMPDDQFKCPVARSASTTATLNDYSISHLNDGSRASTPQVASGLAKPKNTSPEKSHRVTSPSSGYSSQSNTPTTLTPVPVFLKCMSPANGKPKLKPKVPERKSSLLSSVSISSSSTSLSSNTSTEGSVNMKKLDPALTSLPDVAGPPPPTPPHFPDHPLPPPPPVPADGIDLPPLPASPSFPPPPPEAVINSSFPLSGPWFPSPTQETSFSPFSAPSPPLSSPYSSIFPNVVPPPAPPLDPKLTQDAAKFTQYSFKKCNQDDSGYRAVKQPANKQDSSRPVMPLITTKALQMVQLRSVKKCTGAQTEQSAGSISEANPQEKATIIFAPQPSLKPSLSLRLSNSLDGEMKTRSPSFKNLVQTPPQSSLPGLSDSAPEISSGQKPGNAAGLIQTFEADVSGTNIEEAPQSPVQNEKSHSGLINTPFQVPSGSPNKTQGISSNKKPPPISKKPKLFLIVPPPQLDFTAEKIANVSDPVRGTSSPTRREIAHYEEAKNCLTDGLSSNEMDSGSLVPEGGAAGSTFFETVETNVYMVQPAASPVQEAPKQEQQITLDEGSSSDSNGDDSSNTDRHLSQEDESAEVFETDTTNNSTLPSNSYRAGNEEAATPARPRTTEDLFAAIHRSKRKVLGRKDSEDDHTRNHSPSPPVTPTGASPNLASLKHAGSIQRSIRKSSTSNDNFKALLLKKGSRSDTSSRMSAAEMLKNTDPRFHRTKSDSALEFPDSPASCSPSKNKRAQEEWAKSEGLMPRSMSFSNTRYGRSRTPPSAASSKYNVRNRIQSSPMTVISEGDGEAVEPAEIRRTLKEQQESQLDVFDSDEMDINEFPYAEEAGSNETKALTHLDLMTQLIKPNASKKCLSPSDEKS; encoded by the exons AATGTGACAAGCTACGGAGGGATGGCTATCGAAGTTCTCAATATTACTCTCAGGGTCcaaccttttcttcttccagtgcaGCCTGTGGAAGTTACCAAGATGATTATGAAGAAATTGAACAAAAG TTCTCAGTACCTTCCCCAGAAGAGGAAAAGCTTATTAGCATCAAGAGAAGTAGAACACCCATTTCAAATGAATGTTGTGATATCAACACCCAAACTAACTGGACCAAGTCACTTCCATTGCCGACACCAGAGGAGAAAATGCGACAGCAAGCACAAGCGGTCCAAACGGATGTGGTTCCTATTAATGTAACTG TTGGCACTGGCCAAAGTGACTTCCGTGGGCATTCGATGCATGTCCCAGATCACTATTCCACATTAGGGAGACTAGACAGTTACCGCTCTGCTATGCAGCGATCTGAAACCAAGGACACCAGCTGCCAGACAGAGGAAGTCAAAGTTGTGCCCCCTTCAGTGAGAAGAATACGAGCACAGAAAGGACAAGGGATTGCGGCCCAGATGTCACAGTTCTCCAGCTCATCTGGAAACATGTCTGTGATGAGTGATTCTGCTGGGGTCATATTTGCCTCTCGCCTAAATAATGACATGGGTTTTCATAGCCTGCCTCGACCTGGAGCAAGAGTGTCTCTGCAGTCACTGGAACAAAGGCAGAGCATCTCTAACCAGACAGAAGACATCACTAGCACTTTGTCACACCAGATAAGCAAGTTGCAGGTTGATAACAGTGTGGTCCATATGAGGAATAACCCTAGGACTGGGACACTGCCAAGGCCAAAGTCCCAAGAGGTGAGAAGTTATGAGAGTGAAAAAGCTGCAAGCCCAGCATGTGTGGTCTCTCCTCATGCTACATATTCAACTAGCATCATACCTAATGCCACGATATCATCCTCTTCAGAAGTTATTGTGATTCATACCACCCAGAGTGCTGGACCATTGGATAGTAAAATCACCAGCTCACCTTCCTACACAAAACCCAGAGACAGTCCTGTTGCCAACAATGCAGTAAGCATGAAAGAAGATCACCATTCTTCTAGCGGTAACTGGAGTGAGAGCAGCTCAGCGCGCCACTCACAGACCTCAGACACTATCTCATCTAATGCTACCATGATGCTCTCCCTTGGTGACTCAGCAGTATCTCTCAGCACTCCAGGAAATGTGGAGAATGGGTCCCAAAGTATGAGCTATAGCTGTAGAAACAATCTCCCTTTCCAAGGCCACTCCCAGGATAGCGATGGCAGGAGTGAATCCAGTTTTTCAGGGGGCAGATCACAAAGCAACAGTATAAACAGCACAGAGTACTGGGTGTACAAATCCAGAGAAAATGATGAGACTCCCTCACACAAGCCAACCTATGCCAGTGCAGGTTATTCCACTCCTGTAAGCAATGTGAGTAGCAGCAGCCTAGAGAGAACTTCTGTCAAAGAAGATTCAAGTTCTCTGTATTCAGTGGACCATGATGGCTACTACACTACTATGCATATGGACTCTGGACTCAAGTTAGGTAAACTCTGCAATAGTAATAATGGTTTTGGAAACCCCAGGCACAGTGTGATTAATGTTTTTGAtggaaatgagaagaaaaatcaAGACGAACAGTCAAGCAACAGTGACAAATCTCTCATACGAAACATATCTTTGAAAAAAGCAAAGAAGCCACCTCTTCCACCATCCAGAACAGACTCTCTCAAAAGGATcccaaagaaaaaaacccagtccAGTGGACAGGTACTTGATGACACACTAATCGCTACCCTCCAGCATTCACTGCAGTTAAACCTTCCATGCAAAAATGGTAGCTCCCCGTCCCAAAGTCCATGCAGTGATTATGAGGATCCCTGGGTGCTACGCTCTCGCAGCCAGAGCTCCGCCAGCGCAAGTAGCAGCATGATGTCTACAACAGCTCCAAATATGTACTCTCTCTGTACTGTCACCCCATCACAGAGTGACACAAGCAGCATCAAATCAGAATATGCTGACCAATGGGGTTACTACAGTGACTATGCTGGGATGCCAGACGATCAGTTCAAATGCCCAGTGGCTCGTTCTGCAAGCACTACAGCCACCCTTAATGATTACAGCATCAGCCACCTCAATGACGGCTCAAGGGCTTCTACGCCCCAAGTGGCCAGCGGACTGGCCAAACCAAAGAACACTTCTCCAGAGAAGTCTCACAGAGTCACATCACCATCTAGTGGGTATTCTAGTCAATCAAATACACCCACAACACTTACTCCTGtgcctgtgtttttaaaatgcatgtcacCAGCAAATGGGAAACCCAAGTTAAAACCGAAAGTGCCTGAGAGAAAATCCTCTCTGCTATCTTCAGTATCCATCTCTTCATCCTCCACTTCTCTTTCTTCTAATACATCTACTGAAGGGAGTGTGAACATGAAGAAACTGGACCCAGCCCTGACCTCCCTTCCTGATGTTGCTGGTCCTCCACCTCCGACACCTCCACATTTCCCTGAtcatcctctccctcctccaccccctgtcccagcagATGGAATCGATCTGCCTCCACTACCAGCCTCTCCcagctttcccccacccccgccagaaGCTGTTATAAATTCTTCCTTTCCCCTGAGTGGTCCATGGTTTCCTTCTCCAACACAGGAAACGTCCTTCAGTCCTttttctgccccttctcctcccctttcaTCCCCTTATTCCTCCATTTTCCCCAATGTAGTACCTCCACCAGCACCACCTCTTGACCCCAAACTGACACAAGATGCAGCTAAATTCACACAATATTCTTTTAAGAAATGTAATCAGGATGATTCTGGCTACAGGGCAGTGAAACAGCCAGCCAACAAGCAAGATTCCAGTAGGCCTGTAATGCCCTTAATAACCACCAAAGCACTGCAAATGGTACAACTGAGGTCTGTGAAAAAATGTACAGGCGCACAGACTGAACAATCGGCTGGATCTATTTCTGAAGCCAACCCTCAGGAAAAAGCAACTATAATTTTCGCACCACAGCCTTCTCTAAAACCATCTCTTTCACTAAGGCTCAGTAACAGCCTGGATGGAGAGATGAAAACTCGTAGTCCTTCCTTCAAAAACTTAGTTCAAACTCCTCCTCAGAGTTCACTTCCAGGTCTCAGTGACAGTGCACCTGAGATCAGCAGTGGTCAAAAACCTGGAAATGCAGCAGGTCTAATACAAACCTTTGAAGCTGATGTATCAGGAACAAACATTGAAGAAGCACCTCAGTCCCCTGTGCAGAATGAAAAATCTCACTCTGGCCTTATTAATACACCATTTCAGGTGCCATCGGGGTCTCCGAACAAGACTCAGGGTATATCATCAAACAAGAAGCCACCTCCTATTTCGAAGAAACCCAAACTGTTCCTCATTGTGCCACCTCCGCAGCTAGATTTTACAGCAGAGAAAATAGCTAATGTGAGTGATCCTGTCAGAGGCACATCAAGTCCAACTAGGAGAGAGATTGCACATTACGAAGAAGCAAAAAATTGTCTTACAGATGGACTCAGTTCCAATGAGATGGACTCGGGCAGCTTGGTTCCTGAGGGAGGAGCTGCTGGTTCCACCTTCTTTGAAACAGTGGAAACCAATGTCTATATGGTACAGCCTGCTGCATCACCAGTTCAAGAAGCTCCCAAGCAGGAGCAGCAGATCACTTTAGATGAAGGAAGCAGTTCAGACAGCAATGGAGATGACAGCAGTAACACTGACAGACATCTATCTCAAGAGGATGAAAGTG CTGAGGTGTTTGAGACAGACACAACAAATAATTCAACACTGCCAAGCAACAGTTACAGGGCAGGGAATGAGGAGGCGGCAACGCCAGCTAGACCGAGAACTACTGAGGATCTGTTTGCAGCCATTCACAG ATCCAAAAGGAAAGTCCTTGGCCGCAAAGATTCTGAAGATGACCACACCCGCAACCATTCTCCTTCGCCCCCAGTAACACCCACTGGTGCTTCTCCAAATCTAGCTTCCCTCAAGCACGCAGGATCAATTCAGAGAAGCATTCGTAAGAGCAGCACCAGCAACGATAACTTCAAAGCCCTGCTGCTAAAGAAAGGGAGCCGCTCAGACACCAGTTCCCGCATGTCAGCAGCAGAAATGCTGAAGAATACAGATCCGAGGTTTCACCGAACAAAGTCAGACTCCGCCCTGGAGTTCCCTGACAGCCCTGCGAGCTGTTCACCCAGCAAGAACAAAAGGGCCCAGGAAGAATGGGCCAAGAGCGAAGGCCTGATGCCAAGGAGTATGTCTTTTTCCAACACTAGGTATGGCAGGTCGCGAACACCAccctctgctgccagcagcaagTACAACGTCCGGAACCGTATCCAGAGCAGCCCCATGACTGTTATTAGTGAGGGAGATGGAGAAGCAGTTGAACCAGCAGAGATCCGTAGGACTTTAAAAGAGCAGCAAGAGAGCCAGCTTGATGTGTTTGACAGTGATGAAATGGACATTAATGAGTTTCCGTATGCTGAGGAGGCTGGTTCCAATGAGACCAAGGCTTTAACTCACCTAGACTTAATGACTCAACTCATAAAGCCAAATGCTTCAAAGAAGTGTCTAAGCCCTTCAGACGAAAAAAGTTAA
- the NHSL1 gene encoding NHS-like protein 1 isoform X3, which yields MIAYVHCLLSDPMVGCLHRSKWQANRNDDEEELIPLYSNKMGNSHIKLHRRLKKKLMNREDNSYWPTVSNLDDESRWTVHYTAPWHQQENVFLPSTRPPCVEDLHRQAKLNLKSVLRECDKLRRDGYRSSQYYSQGPTFSSSSAACGSYQDDYEEIEQKSSLLDCISQSCISACCSLVPWSLKFSVPSPEEEKLISIKRSRTPISNECCDINTQTNWTKSLPLPTPEEKMRQQAQAVQTDVVPINVTGENFDRQASIRRSLIYTDTVVRRPKKVKRRKTITGVPDNIQKELAVGTGQSDFRGHSMHVPDHYSTLGRLDSYRSAMQRSETKDTSCQTEEVKVVPPSVRRIRAQKGQGIAAQMSQFSSSSGNMSVMSDSAGVIFASRLNNDMGFHSLPRPGARVSLQSLEQRQSISNQTEDITSTLSHQISKLQVDNSVVHMRNNPRTGTLPRPKSQEVRSYESEKAASPACVVSPHATYSTSIIPNATISSSSEVIVIHTTQSAGPLDSKITSSPSYTKPRDSPVANNAVSMKEDHHSSSGNWSESSSARHSQTSDTISSNATMMLSLGDSAVSLSTPGNVENGSQSMSYSCRNNLPFQGHSQDSDGRSESSFSGGRSQSNSINSTEYWVYKSRENDETPSHKPTYASAGYSTPVSNVSSSSLERTSVKEDSSSLYSVDHDGYYTTMHMDSGLKLGKLCNSNNGFGNPRHSVINVFDGNEKKNQDEQSSNSDKSLIRNISLKKAKKPPLPPSRTDSLKRIPKKKTQSSGQVLDDTLIATLQHSLQLNLPCKNGSSPSQSPCSDYEDPWVLRSRSQSSASASSSMMSTTAPNMYSLCTVTPSQSDTSSIKSEYADQWGYYSDYAGMPDDQFKCPVARSASTTATLNDYSISHLNDGSRASTPQVASGLAKPKNTSPEKSHRVTSPSSGYSSQSNTPTTLTPVPVFLKCMSPANGKPKLKPKVPERKSSLLSSVSISSSSTSLSSNTSTEGSVNMKKLDPALTSLPDVAGPPPPTPPHFPDHPLPPPPPVPADGIDLPPLPASPSFPPPPPEAVINSSFPLSGPWFPSPTQETSFSPFSAPSPPLSSPYSSIFPNVVPPPAPPLDPKLTQDAAKFTQYSFKKCNQDDSGYRAVKQPANKQDSSRPVMPLITTKALQMVQLRSVKKCTGAQTEQSAGSISEANPQEKATIIFAPQPSLKPSLSLRLSNSLDGEMKTRSPSFKNLVQTPPQSSLPGLSDSAPEISSGQKPGNAAGLIQTFEADVSGTNIEEAPQSPVQNEKSHSGLINTPFQVPSGSPNKTQGISSNKKPPPISKKPKLFLIVPPPQLDFTAEKIANVSDPVRGTSSPTRREIAHYEEAKNCLTDGLSSNEMDSGSLVPEGGAAGSTFFETVETNVYMVQPAASPVQEAPKQEQQITLDEGSSSDSNGDDSSNTDRHLSQEDESAEVFETDTTNNSTLPSNSYRAGNEEAATPARPRTTEDLFAAIHRSKRKVLGRKDSEDDHTRNHSPSPPVTPTGASPNLASLKHAGSIQRSIRKSSTSNDNFKALLLKKGSRSDTSSRMSAAEMLKNTDPRFHRTKSDSALEFPDSPASCSPSKNKRAQEEWAKSEGLMPRSMSFSNTRYGRSRTPPSAASSKYNVRNRIQSSPMTVISEGDGEAVEPAEIRRTLKEQQESQLDVFDSDEMDINEFPYAEEAGSNETKALTHLDLMTQLIKPNASKKCLSPSDEKS from the exons AATGTGACAAGCTACGGAGGGATGGCTATCGAAGTTCTCAATATTACTCTCAGGGTCcaaccttttcttcttccagtgcaGCCTGTGGAAGTTACCAAGATGATTATGAAGAAATTGAACAAAAG TCTAGTCTGTTAGACTGCATATCTCAGTCTTGCATTAGCGCCTGCTGTTCCTTGGTTCCATGGAGCCTCAAG TTCTCAGTACCTTCCCCAGAAGAGGAAAAGCTTATTAGCATCAAGAGAAGTAGAACACCCATTTCAAATGAATGTTGTGATATCAACACCCAAACTAACTGGACCAAGTCACTTCCATTGCCGACACCAGAGGAGAAAATGCGACAGCAAGCACAAGCGGTCCAAACGGATGTGGTTCCTATTAATGTAACTG GGGAGAATTTCGACCGCCAAGCCAGCATTCGGCGGTCTCTAATTTACACAGACACTGTGGTAAGACGGCCGAAGAAAGTCAAAAGGAGAAAGACTATTACAGGAGTCCCTGACAACATACAAAAGGAGCTAG CAGTTGGCACTGGCCAAAGTGACTTCCGTGGGCATTCGATGCATGTCCCAGATCACTATTCCACATTAGGGAGACTAGACAGTTACCGCTCTGCTATGCAGCGATCTGAAACCAAGGACACCAGCTGCCAGACAGAGGAAGTCAAAGTTGTGCCCCCTTCAGTGAGAAGAATACGAGCACAGAAAGGACAAGGGATTGCGGCCCAGATGTCACAGTTCTCCAGCTCATCTGGAAACATGTCTGTGATGAGTGATTCTGCTGGGGTCATATTTGCCTCTCGCCTAAATAATGACATGGGTTTTCATAGCCTGCCTCGACCTGGAGCAAGAGTGTCTCTGCAGTCACTGGAACAAAGGCAGAGCATCTCTAACCAGACAGAAGACATCACTAGCACTTTGTCACACCAGATAAGCAAGTTGCAGGTTGATAACAGTGTGGTCCATATGAGGAATAACCCTAGGACTGGGACACTGCCAAGGCCAAAGTCCCAAGAGGTGAGAAGTTATGAGAGTGAAAAAGCTGCAAGCCCAGCATGTGTGGTCTCTCCTCATGCTACATATTCAACTAGCATCATACCTAATGCCACGATATCATCCTCTTCAGAAGTTATTGTGATTCATACCACCCAGAGTGCTGGACCATTGGATAGTAAAATCACCAGCTCACCTTCCTACACAAAACCCAGAGACAGTCCTGTTGCCAACAATGCAGTAAGCATGAAAGAAGATCACCATTCTTCTAGCGGTAACTGGAGTGAGAGCAGCTCAGCGCGCCACTCACAGACCTCAGACACTATCTCATCTAATGCTACCATGATGCTCTCCCTTGGTGACTCAGCAGTATCTCTCAGCACTCCAGGAAATGTGGAGAATGGGTCCCAAAGTATGAGCTATAGCTGTAGAAACAATCTCCCTTTCCAAGGCCACTCCCAGGATAGCGATGGCAGGAGTGAATCCAGTTTTTCAGGGGGCAGATCACAAAGCAACAGTATAAACAGCACAGAGTACTGGGTGTACAAATCCAGAGAAAATGATGAGACTCCCTCACACAAGCCAACCTATGCCAGTGCAGGTTATTCCACTCCTGTAAGCAATGTGAGTAGCAGCAGCCTAGAGAGAACTTCTGTCAAAGAAGATTCAAGTTCTCTGTATTCAGTGGACCATGATGGCTACTACACTACTATGCATATGGACTCTGGACTCAAGTTAGGTAAACTCTGCAATAGTAATAATGGTTTTGGAAACCCCAGGCACAGTGTGATTAATGTTTTTGAtggaaatgagaagaaaaatcaAGACGAACAGTCAAGCAACAGTGACAAATCTCTCATACGAAACATATCTTTGAAAAAAGCAAAGAAGCCACCTCTTCCACCATCCAGAACAGACTCTCTCAAAAGGATcccaaagaaaaaaacccagtccAGTGGACAGGTACTTGATGACACACTAATCGCTACCCTCCAGCATTCACTGCAGTTAAACCTTCCATGCAAAAATGGTAGCTCCCCGTCCCAAAGTCCATGCAGTGATTATGAGGATCCCTGGGTGCTACGCTCTCGCAGCCAGAGCTCCGCCAGCGCAAGTAGCAGCATGATGTCTACAACAGCTCCAAATATGTACTCTCTCTGTACTGTCACCCCATCACAGAGTGACACAAGCAGCATCAAATCAGAATATGCTGACCAATGGGGTTACTACAGTGACTATGCTGGGATGCCAGACGATCAGTTCAAATGCCCAGTGGCTCGTTCTGCAAGCACTACAGCCACCCTTAATGATTACAGCATCAGCCACCTCAATGACGGCTCAAGGGCTTCTACGCCCCAAGTGGCCAGCGGACTGGCCAAACCAAAGAACACTTCTCCAGAGAAGTCTCACAGAGTCACATCACCATCTAGTGGGTATTCTAGTCAATCAAATACACCCACAACACTTACTCCTGtgcctgtgtttttaaaatgcatgtcacCAGCAAATGGGAAACCCAAGTTAAAACCGAAAGTGCCTGAGAGAAAATCCTCTCTGCTATCTTCAGTATCCATCTCTTCATCCTCCACTTCTCTTTCTTCTAATACATCTACTGAAGGGAGTGTGAACATGAAGAAACTGGACCCAGCCCTGACCTCCCTTCCTGATGTTGCTGGTCCTCCACCTCCGACACCTCCACATTTCCCTGAtcatcctctccctcctccaccccctgtcccagcagATGGAATCGATCTGCCTCCACTACCAGCCTCTCCcagctttcccccacccccgccagaaGCTGTTATAAATTCTTCCTTTCCCCTGAGTGGTCCATGGTTTCCTTCTCCAACACAGGAAACGTCCTTCAGTCCTttttctgccccttctcctcccctttcaTCCCCTTATTCCTCCATTTTCCCCAATGTAGTACCTCCACCAGCACCACCTCTTGACCCCAAACTGACACAAGATGCAGCTAAATTCACACAATATTCTTTTAAGAAATGTAATCAGGATGATTCTGGCTACAGGGCAGTGAAACAGCCAGCCAACAAGCAAGATTCCAGTAGGCCTGTAATGCCCTTAATAACCACCAAAGCACTGCAAATGGTACAACTGAGGTCTGTGAAAAAATGTACAGGCGCACAGACTGAACAATCGGCTGGATCTATTTCTGAAGCCAACCCTCAGGAAAAAGCAACTATAATTTTCGCACCACAGCCTTCTCTAAAACCATCTCTTTCACTAAGGCTCAGTAACAGCCTGGATGGAGAGATGAAAACTCGTAGTCCTTCCTTCAAAAACTTAGTTCAAACTCCTCCTCAGAGTTCACTTCCAGGTCTCAGTGACAGTGCACCTGAGATCAGCAGTGGTCAAAAACCTGGAAATGCAGCAGGTCTAATACAAACCTTTGAAGCTGATGTATCAGGAACAAACATTGAAGAAGCACCTCAGTCCCCTGTGCAGAATGAAAAATCTCACTCTGGCCTTATTAATACACCATTTCAGGTGCCATCGGGGTCTCCGAACAAGACTCAGGGTATATCATCAAACAAGAAGCCACCTCCTATTTCGAAGAAACCCAAACTGTTCCTCATTGTGCCACCTCCGCAGCTAGATTTTACAGCAGAGAAAATAGCTAATGTGAGTGATCCTGTCAGAGGCACATCAAGTCCAACTAGGAGAGAGATTGCACATTACGAAGAAGCAAAAAATTGTCTTACAGATGGACTCAGTTCCAATGAGATGGACTCGGGCAGCTTGGTTCCTGAGGGAGGAGCTGCTGGTTCCACCTTCTTTGAAACAGTGGAAACCAATGTCTATATGGTACAGCCTGCTGCATCACCAGTTCAAGAAGCTCCCAAGCAGGAGCAGCAGATCACTTTAGATGAAGGAAGCAGTTCAGACAGCAATGGAGATGACAGCAGTAACACTGACAGACATCTATCTCAAGAGGATGAAAGTG CTGAGGTGTTTGAGACAGACACAACAAATAATTCAACACTGCCAAGCAACAGTTACAGGGCAGGGAATGAGGAGGCGGCAACGCCAGCTAGACCGAGAACTACTGAGGATCTGTTTGCAGCCATTCACAG ATCCAAAAGGAAAGTCCTTGGCCGCAAAGATTCTGAAGATGACCACACCCGCAACCATTCTCCTTCGCCCCCAGTAACACCCACTGGTGCTTCTCCAAATCTAGCTTCCCTCAAGCACGCAGGATCAATTCAGAGAAGCATTCGTAAGAGCAGCACCAGCAACGATAACTTCAAAGCCCTGCTGCTAAAGAAAGGGAGCCGCTCAGACACCAGTTCCCGCATGTCAGCAGCAGAAATGCTGAAGAATACAGATCCGAGGTTTCACCGAACAAAGTCAGACTCCGCCCTGGAGTTCCCTGACAGCCCTGCGAGCTGTTCACCCAGCAAGAACAAAAGGGCCCAGGAAGAATGGGCCAAGAGCGAAGGCCTGATGCCAAGGAGTATGTCTTTTTCCAACACTAGGTATGGCAGGTCGCGAACACCAccctctgctgccagcagcaagTACAACGTCCGGAACCGTATCCAGAGCAGCCCCATGACTGTTATTAGTGAGGGAGATGGAGAAGCAGTTGAACCAGCAGAGATCCGTAGGACTTTAAAAGAGCAGCAAGAGAGCCAGCTTGATGTGTTTGACAGTGATGAAATGGACATTAATGAGTTTCCGTATGCTGAGGAGGCTGGTTCCAATGAGACCAAGGCTTTAACTCACCTAGACTTAATGACTCAACTCATAAAGCCAAATGCTTCAAAGAAGTGTCTAAGCCCTTCAGACGAAAAAAGTTAA